DNA from Lactobacillus sp. ESL0791:
AGAATCATGCCTAAAGAATTATAAATCATGTGGGTCAACATTGAATAGCGCAAATCCTTAGTGGACATGTAAACCCAGCCTAAAACGCAGCCCATCGACCAATAAACAAGAATATATGGCGAAAAGGCGCGATCATGCAAGTAAGCAAAAAGAAAACCACTGACTATTATTCCTAACCATTTGTTTGCCTTCGTATTTTTAGTGAAAAAGGTATTGAAAAACATCCCCCGGAAAATGGTTTCCTCACAAAATGGCGCGATAATTGCGACCATTAGTTTAAACATATAATTATCCTGCATAGCAATCTGATTCAGCGCCTGCTGGTTAGCTGAGGTAGTTTTCCCAGTTCCAGCAACAATAAAAAAACTCAACACAAAATTTAGCAGCAAAATAAGAAGAACGCCGATTACGGCAATAATGAGCCGGGTGCCATCCCAATGCGGCCTTCTATTAAACCCCCAGTCATTGGTCTCTGCCAGCTGCCGTTTATACAGCCAAAACACAAGAAATAAAATGATAACGGTAATCAAAGCCGTCAGCACCGCCTGCTCCCACGTGTTTAAATGAAGGCGCAGCTTAATTCTTTGAGGATAAAAATAAAATGACTGTAAAAATGAGTAAGCAAAAAAGGCTACTACCATGCATGCAATATTCCAAAAATAATGCAAAAATTGTCTCATACCCATATATTCGTTCCTCTACTATTTTCTTAATTCTTCTATTATAATAAATATAATTCAAAACACAAGGCAGGAATAAGATGGCACAAATTTCAAATTTCTTTCAGCAAAATCAAGAATTTACCCTAATGACGATTTTGCTAGCAACCACATTTACAATTTTTTTAACATCCTGGCTAATTGAGCCACGGCGATTAGTTAATGGCATTTTATTTACTTTCTTTATCCTGACACTGGGTGCCTGGTTCATGATTTTAGTTCTGGCGGCTAAATCGCATGTATTGATTATTATCTTTGATACCCTATTAATT
Protein-coding regions in this window:
- a CDS encoding type II CAAX endopeptidase family protein — encoded protein: MRQFLHYFWNIACMVVAFFAYSFLQSFYFYPQRIKLRLHLNTWEQAVLTALITVIILFLVFWLYKRQLAETNDWGFNRRPHWDGTRLIIAVIGVLLILLLNFVLSFFIVAGTGKTTSANQQALNQIAMQDNYMFKLMVAIIAPFCEETIFRGMFFNTFFTKNTKANKWLGIIVSGFLFAYLHDRAFSPYILVYWSMGCVLGWVYMSTKDLRYSMLTHMIYNSLGMIL